A region from the Triticum aestivum cultivar Chinese Spring chromosome 3D, IWGSC CS RefSeq v2.1, whole genome shotgun sequence genome encodes:
- the LOC123075160 gene encoding cytochrome c, with protein MASFSEAPPGNPAAGEKIFKTKCAQCHTVDKGAGHKQGPNLNGLFGRQSGTTAGYSYSTANKSMAVVWEEKTLYDYLLNPKKYIPGTKMVFPGLKKPQERADLIAYLKSATA; from the exons atgGCGTCGTTCTCGGAGGCGCCCCCCGGGAACCCCGCGGCCGGCGAGAAGATCTTCAAGACCAAGTGCGCCCAGTGCCACACCGTCGACAAGGGCGCCGGCCACAAGCAAG GGCCTAACCTGAATGGTCTGTTTGGGAGGCAGTCTGGCACAACTGCTGGATACTCTTACTCTACGGCCAACAAGAGCATGGCTGTGGTTTGGGAGGAGAAAACACTGTATGACTACCTGCTTAATCCGAAGAAG TACATCCCTGGAACTAAGATGGTGTTCCCTGGACTGAAGAAGCCCCAGGAGCGTGCTGACCTCATTGCATACCTGAAGAGTGCCACAGCTTGA